In Erwinia sp. SLM-02, one genomic interval encodes:
- a CDS encoding LysR family transcriptional regulator, with product MSKQQSPGIDRIELMQTFVRIVEAGSLSAAALRLSTTQPTVSRRLQTLEKLLGLKLLQRNTHVMKLTEDGERCYAHARSLLESWQGIEDDLRGVTEEPQGVLRVLAPHAFGQDQMIAPLQAYLQRYPKMTVDWMLSDRTPDFIAEGIDCAVHVGPVTEPSVVAVLVAEVPRIVIASPALLGDRSLPEQPQQLQDLPWLALSTFYRHSVSLTHDTSREVQRFDIQPRLLTDSLYALRNAVLAGMGVGIASSWLVQQDLAEGKLRHLAPQWQAAALPVYLVYPHARYYPARLRMFLAMMRETMPVLTGTQHPA from the coding sequence ATGAGCAAACAGCAATCTCCCGGCATTGACCGTATAGAACTGATGCAAACCTTTGTGCGCATCGTGGAAGCAGGCAGCCTGTCTGCGGCCGCGCTGCGCCTGTCGACCACCCAGCCCACCGTCAGCCGCCGTCTGCAAACGCTGGAAAAGCTGCTCGGCCTGAAGCTTCTGCAGCGCAACACTCACGTGATGAAGCTGACCGAAGACGGTGAGCGCTGTTACGCCCACGCGCGTTCTCTGCTGGAAAGCTGGCAGGGGATTGAGGACGATCTGCGCGGCGTGACGGAGGAGCCGCAGGGGGTGCTGCGGGTGCTGGCCCCGCATGCCTTCGGCCAGGACCAGATGATCGCCCCGCTGCAGGCCTACCTGCAGCGCTATCCGAAAATGACCGTTGACTGGATGCTCAGCGACCGCACGCCAGACTTTATCGCCGAGGGCATTGACTGCGCGGTGCACGTCGGGCCGGTGACCGAACCGTCGGTGGTGGCGGTTCTGGTGGCCGAAGTGCCGCGCATCGTCATCGCCTCACCCGCGCTGCTCGGCGATCGTTCGCTGCCGGAACAGCCGCAGCAGCTACAGGATCTGCCGTGGCTGGCGCTCAGCACCTTTTATCGCCACAGCGTGTCGTTGACGCACGATACCAGCCGCGAGGTGCAGCGCTTTGATATTCAGCCGCGCCTGCTGACCGACAGTCTGTATGCGCTGCGCAATGCGGTGCTGGCGGGGATGGGCGTCGGCATTGCCTCTTCGTGGCTGGTGCAGCAGGATCTTGCCGAGGGCAAACTGCGGCATCTGGCACCCCAGTGGCAGGCGGCGGCGCTGCCGGTGTACCTGGTCTATCCGCACGCGCGCTATTATCCTGCCCGGCTGCGCATGTTTCTGGCGATGATGCGGGAAACCATGCCGGTGCTGACCGGCACCCAGCACCCGGCTTAA
- a CDS encoding nucleotide triphosphate diphosphatase NUDT15, whose translation MSQPRIGVGVLIFRDGKILLGRRLGSHGEGDWSAPGGHLEFGETPQQCAAREVLEETGLILGATTQGPFTNDFFHAEQKHYVTLFVLAHAASGTPQRCEPEKCAGWQWCDPADLPQPLFAPLRSLLAQEGSLIMLAKAPI comes from the coding sequence ATGTCACAACCCCGCATCGGCGTAGGCGTACTGATTTTTCGCGACGGCAAAATCCTGCTCGGCAGGCGTCTGGGCAGCCACGGCGAGGGCGACTGGTCGGCCCCCGGCGGCCACCTGGAGTTTGGTGAAACCCCGCAGCAGTGCGCCGCCCGCGAGGTGCTCGAAGAAACCGGGCTGATCCTCGGTGCCACCACGCAAGGCCCGTTTACCAACGATTTTTTTCACGCCGAGCAAAAGCACTACGTCACGCTGTTCGTGCTGGCCCACGCGGCCAGCGGCACGCCGCAGCGATGCGAGCCGGAAAAATGCGCGGGATGGCAGTGGTGCGATCCCGCCGATCTGCCGCAGCCGCTGTTTGCGCCGCTGCGTTCATTGCTGGCGCAGGAAGGCAGTCTGATTATGCTGGCAAAAGCCCCGATTTAG
- a CDS encoding response regulator, giving the protein MNTQFPILVVEDEAEIAEIVQAYLQRDGFKTLHAANGVDALELHARHDPCLVILDIRMPGMNGWQVLSELRRRGNTPVLMLTASDGDTDKLAALRIGADDYVIKPFNPDEVVARTHAILRRAAYQTRPVTAGQQVLRTPRLALYPEEFRVLNALTGEELGIALTTTEFRLLAHMMHYPKKVFSRLELLENCLAEGETLERTVDSHISKLRKKLEEAGISGLPESVRGLGYRLGD; this is encoded by the coding sequence ATGAACACACAATTCCCGATCCTTGTGGTCGAAGACGAAGCGGAAATCGCTGAGATCGTCCAGGCGTATCTGCAGCGCGATGGCTTTAAGACGCTTCACGCCGCCAACGGCGTCGACGCGCTTGAACTGCATGCGCGGCATGACCCCTGCCTGGTGATTCTGGATATCCGCATGCCCGGCATGAACGGCTGGCAGGTGCTCTCCGAGCTGCGCCGACGCGGCAATACCCCGGTGCTGATGCTGACGGCCAGCGATGGCGATACCGATAAGCTGGCCGCGCTGCGCATCGGTGCCGATGACTACGTGATCAAACCGTTCAATCCCGACGAGGTGGTGGCCCGCACCCACGCTATTTTGCGGCGTGCGGCATATCAGACCCGCCCCGTTACCGCCGGGCAGCAGGTGCTGAGAACCCCCCGGCTGGCGCTCTATCCCGAAGAGTTCCGGGTGCTGAATGCCCTTACCGGGGAAGAACTGGGTATCGCGCTCACCACCACGGAGTTCCGCCTGCTGGCCCACATGATGCATTACCCGAAAAAGGTCTTCAGCCGCCTGGAACTGCTGGAAAACTGCCTGGCCGAGGGGGAAACCCTTGAGCGTACGGTGGACAGCCATATCAGCAAGCTGCGCAAAAAGCTGGAGGAGGCCGGGATTTCAGGCCTGCCCGAGAGCGTGCGCGGCCTCGGCTACCGGCTGGGGGACTAG
- a CDS encoding efflux RND transporter periplasmic adaptor subunit, with the protein MKIKGRVLLLAAVVLSLVGCGQDEDKTAAQPPQATKVTVTSLEAGDVSVTRSWPGRVVALRTAQIRPQVGGIVTARLFDQGSEVKAGQPLFQIDPAPFRAEVAMAEATLARAEASHRQLQQKANRLSQIQHTGAISRQDFDDALANSAQAAASVAEAKASLQRKKLDLAYSTVKAPVSGRIDEEFVTEGALVSAADTQAMAIVQQTEKVYVDARLPASELRHIIDRPAADGTAPGALRVSLLDEAGKAYDVQTQLLFSGVSVNNETGDVVLRIVADNPGRVLLPGMYIRVNITRHIAKDGLVIPGQAVQRLNGSSFVWTVDSDGAARKIGVELAGESGQGEIVKSGLQAGATLVIEGQDKLQEGMPVTAVPLAPRA; encoded by the coding sequence ATGAAAATTAAAGGACGGGTGCTGTTGCTGGCTGCTGTTGTCCTGTCGCTCGTCGGCTGTGGGCAGGATGAGGATAAGACCGCCGCTCAGCCCCCTCAGGCCACCAAAGTGACGGTAACGTCGCTGGAAGCCGGCGACGTGTCGGTGACCCGCAGCTGGCCGGGGCGCGTTGTGGCGCTGCGCACCGCGCAAATCCGGCCACAGGTCGGTGGGATTGTTACCGCGCGGCTGTTTGATCAGGGCTCTGAGGTCAAGGCGGGCCAGCCGCTGTTTCAAATCGATCCGGCGCCGTTTCGTGCGGAAGTGGCAATGGCAGAAGCCACGCTGGCCAGAGCGGAAGCCTCTCACCGCCAGCTGCAGCAGAAGGCGAACCGGCTGAGTCAGATCCAGCATACCGGGGCCATCAGCCGTCAGGATTTTGATGATGCGCTGGCGAACAGCGCCCAGGCAGCGGCCAGCGTGGCGGAAGCCAAAGCTTCGCTGCAGCGTAAAAAGCTGGATCTGGCTTACTCCACGGTGAAGGCCCCGGTCAGCGGGCGAATCGATGAGGAATTCGTGACCGAGGGTGCGCTGGTCAGCGCGGCGGATACGCAGGCGATGGCTATCGTGCAGCAGACGGAAAAAGTCTATGTCGATGCCCGCCTGCCGGCATCGGAGCTGCGTCATATTATTGACCGTCCGGCGGCGGACGGAACCGCGCCGGGCGCGCTACGGGTCAGCCTGCTGGATGAGGCCGGTAAAGCCTACGACGTGCAGACCCAGCTGCTGTTTTCCGGCGTAAGCGTTAATAACGAAACCGGCGACGTGGTGCTGCGCATCGTGGCGGACAATCCAGGGCGTGTACTGCTGCCGGGGATGTATATCCGCGTCAACATTACCCGACATATTGCTAAGGACGGGCTGGTAATACCGGGTCAGGCGGTGCAGCGGCTTAACGGCAGCAGTTTTGTCTGGACGGTCGATAGCGATGGTGCGGCGCGAAAGATAGGCGTTGAGCTGGCGGGCGAAAGCGGCCAGGGCGAGATCGTCAAAAGCGGCCTGCAGGCCGGAGCAACGCTGGTGATCGAGGGCCAGGACAAGCTGCAGGAAGGCATGCCGGTGACGGCCGTCCCGCTCGCGCCTCGTGCGTAA
- the fsa gene encoding fructose-6-phosphate aldolase — MEFYLDTADVAAVKRLAAVLPIKGVTTNPSIVSRSKRPLSSVLQELVSILPADSTLFAQVIAHDAAAMVDEALHLREIVPSLVVKVPVTHNGLTAIKALTRQNIPTLGTAVYGAGQGFYAALAGASYIAPYVNRVDAQGGDGIMLVRELQKLLTLHCPQSKVLAASFRTPRQVLDCMLAGCESITVDPDVAELFLLDPAVDSALQRFDQDWTAAYGDLKIS; from the coding sequence ATGGAATTCTATTTAGATACTGCTGACGTTGCGGCAGTCAAACGCCTGGCGGCAGTTCTGCCGATTAAAGGCGTAACGACAAACCCAAGTATCGTTTCACGCAGCAAGCGCCCGTTAAGCAGCGTGCTGCAGGAACTGGTGTCGATTTTGCCTGCCGACAGCACGCTGTTTGCTCAGGTTATTGCCCATGATGCCGCTGCAATGGTGGATGAAGCGCTGCATCTGCGTGAAATCGTCCCGTCGCTGGTGGTGAAAGTGCCGGTAACGCATAACGGCCTGACGGCCATTAAGGCGCTGACCCGGCAGAATATCCCGACGCTGGGTACCGCCGTGTACGGTGCGGGGCAGGGGTTCTATGCCGCGCTGGCCGGTGCCAGCTATATTGCGCCCTACGTCAACCGTGTGGATGCCCAGGGCGGCGACGGCATTATGCTGGTCAGAGAGCTGCAAAAGCTGCTGACGCTCCACTGCCCGCAGAGCAAAGTGCTGGCGGCCAGCTTCCGTACGCCGCGCCAGGTGCTGGACTGCATGCTGGCCGGATGTGAGTCGATCACCGTCGATCCGGATGTGGCCGAGCTGTTCCTGCTCGATCCGGCCGTCGACAGCGCGCTGCAGCGCTTCGATCAGGACTGGACGGCGGCCTACGGCGACCTGAAAATTTCCTGA
- a CDS encoding HalD/BesD family halogenase: protein MNALTSLLNLPAHPINDAAYTERCRLQLADSGALVLRGFLTPAALDIIKKEGEANQHLAFYAKSQHNVYLQKTDESLAADHPRNRQVVSSKGCITDEEIPADSPLRTLYDSGVFKAFLCRVLDEPELYPYADSLSSINLHYAHQGQELGWHFDNSSFAITLLIQKPEAGGVFEYVSHLRDAEAGEMNYDGVGKVLNGEQEVQKLEIEPGDLVLFRGRNALHRVTPTEGDITRMLVVLAWNARPGIALSESARMTFYGRL from the coding sequence ATGAACGCACTGACCTCGCTCCTCAATCTGCCTGCTCACCCGATTAATGATGCTGCTTACACCGAACGCTGTCGTCTTCAGCTGGCGGACTCCGGCGCGCTGGTGCTGCGCGGTTTTCTGACCCCGGCCGCGCTGGACATCATCAAAAAAGAGGGCGAGGCGAATCAGCATCTGGCCTTCTACGCCAAAAGCCAGCACAACGTTTATCTGCAAAAAACCGATGAATCCCTGGCCGCCGACCATCCGCGCAACCGCCAGGTGGTGTCCTCCAAGGGCTGCATCACCGACGAAGAGATCCCGGCGGACTCGCCGCTGCGTACCCTGTACGATTCCGGGGTATTCAAAGCCTTCCTGTGCCGCGTGCTGGACGAACCAGAGCTGTATCCCTACGCCGACAGCCTGTCATCGATCAACCTGCACTATGCCCATCAGGGCCAGGAGCTGGGCTGGCATTTTGACAACTCGTCGTTTGCCATCACCCTGCTGATCCAGAAACCGGAAGCGGGCGGCGTATTCGAATACGTCAGCCATCTGCGCGATGCGGAAGCCGGAGAGATGAATTATGACGGCGTGGGTAAGGTGCTGAACGGCGAGCAGGAGGTACAAAAACTGGAGATTGAACCGGGCGATCTGGTGCTGTTTCGCGGGCGCAACGCGCTGCATCGGGTGACCCCAACCGAGGGTGACATCACCCGTATGCTGGTGGTGCTGGCCTGGAATGCCCGGCCGGGTATTGCGCTGTCGGAAAGCGCCCGCATGACCTTCTACGGACGCCTGTAA
- a CDS encoding MFS transporter, with protein MSTQTQSSHDERPLAASTVLMLATGAGFSVASIYYSQPMLEILSGQLHASVTASGLVPTLTQIGYALGILLLAPLGDRHDRRTIISIKGLLLTLALLLSAAAGNITVLLVASLAVGIAATMAQDIVPAAAHLAPAAQRGKTVGTVMTGLLLGILLSRVVSGVVAQYAGWRTMFILAAVLVLAITLVLWRRLPHIAPSTAMSYPDLLASMRHLWLRHGELRRAALAQGLLSVGFSAFWSTLAVMLHSHYGLGSATAGAFGLAGAAGALAAPLAGMLADRHGPAVVTRLATALATVSFAALFLLPLLPVPAQLALIVISALGFDFGVQATLVSHQTLIFGLEPAARSRLNALMFTGVFIGMAVGSALGSLMLERAGWPGVVALLTVAGAGSFVVRMWGRRVETRDAITAEK; from the coding sequence ATGTCAACGCAAACTCAATCATCGCACGACGAACGCCCTCTGGCGGCTTCCACCGTGCTGATGCTGGCCACCGGTGCCGGCTTCAGCGTGGCGTCGATTTACTACAGCCAGCCGATGCTGGAAATCTTATCCGGCCAGCTGCACGCCAGCGTCACCGCCAGCGGCCTGGTGCCGACCCTGACCCAGATCGGCTATGCGCTGGGGATCCTGCTGCTGGCCCCGCTGGGGGATCGCCACGATCGTCGCACCATTATCAGCATCAAAGGGCTGCTGCTGACCCTCGCGCTGCTGCTCAGCGCCGCCGCGGGCAATATTACCGTGCTGCTGGTCGCCAGCCTGGCGGTGGGGATCGCCGCCACCATGGCGCAGGATATCGTCCCGGCTGCCGCCCATCTGGCACCGGCAGCGCAGCGCGGGAAAACCGTCGGAACGGTGATGACCGGGCTGCTGCTGGGGATCCTGCTTTCGCGGGTGGTCAGCGGCGTGGTGGCGCAGTATGCAGGCTGGCGCACGATGTTTATTCTCGCCGCCGTGCTGGTGCTGGCGATTACGCTGGTCCTCTGGCGTCGCCTGCCGCATATCGCGCCGAGCACCGCGATGAGCTACCCGGATCTGCTGGCCTCAATGCGCCATCTGTGGCTGCGCCACGGTGAACTGCGCCGTGCCGCGCTGGCGCAGGGTCTGCTGTCCGTTGGCTTCAGCGCCTTCTGGTCAACGCTGGCGGTGATGCTGCACAGCCATTACGGTCTGGGCAGCGCCACGGCGGGTGCGTTTGGTCTGGCCGGGGCAGCGGGTGCGCTGGCCGCACCGCTGGCGGGAATGCTCGCCGATCGCCACGGCCCGGCGGTAGTCACCCGCCTGGCCACGGCGCTGGCGACCGTATCCTTTGCCGCGCTGTTTCTGCTGCCGCTGCTGCCGGTTCCGGCTCAGCTGGCGCTGATTGTGATTTCCGCTCTCGGCTTTGATTTTGGCGTACAGGCCACGCTGGTTTCCCACCAGACGCTGATCTTCGGTCTGGAACCCGCCGCCCGCAGCCGTCTTAACGCGCTGATGTTTACCGGGGTATTTATCGGTATGGCCGTCGGTTCTGCGCTGGGCAGTCTGATGCTGGAACGTGCGGGCTGGCCGGGCGTGGTGGCGCTGCTGACCGTCGCCGGTGCCGGTAGCTTTGTGGTCAGAATGTGGGGCCGCCGTGTGGAAACGCGGGACGCGATAACGGCGGAAAAATAG
- a CDS encoding Cof-type HAD-IIB family hydrolase — protein MIAVDMDGTFLSDQKTYNKARFLAQYQRIKQQNIRFVVASGNQYYQLISFFPEIREEITFVAENGAYIIDRGQTLFCGALSAEHVQRVLSVLSAFPDVHVVVCGPRSAWMLDSSPDALVALMSKHYHRLEMRENFDPLDESVFKFSLNLPDENIPELMAHVGHALDGIVTPVSSGFGFVDLIIPGVHKAHGLALLQRQWGIADEEVVAVGDSGNDIEMVAHAGFGFAMANAQPAVKQVARYHTESNNDEGALNVIERVLTQSAPFGN, from the coding sequence ATGATCGCCGTCGATATGGACGGCACCTTTCTTTCTGACCAGAAAACCTATAACAAAGCCCGTTTTTTGGCGCAGTATCAGCGGATTAAACAGCAAAACATCCGGTTTGTGGTGGCCAGCGGCAATCAGTATTACCAGCTGATCAGCTTCTTCCCGGAAATTCGTGAGGAAATCACCTTCGTCGCCGAAAACGGCGCTTACATTATCGATCGTGGACAGACGCTGTTCTGCGGCGCGCTCAGTGCGGAACACGTTCAGCGAGTGCTGTCGGTGCTGTCGGCATTCCCGGATGTTCACGTTGTCGTCTGCGGCCCGCGCAGCGCCTGGATGCTGGACTCGTCGCCGGATGCGCTGGTGGCGCTGATGTCAAAACACTACCACCGCCTTGAAATGCGCGAGAACTTTGACCCGCTGGATGAAAGCGTCTTCAAGTTCTCGCTGAATCTGCCGGATGAAAACATCCCGGAACTGATGGCGCACGTCGGCCACGCGCTGGACGGCATCGTCACCCCGGTTTCCAGCGGCTTCGGCTTTGTCGATTTGATTATTCCCGGCGTGCACAAGGCGCACGGGCTGGCGCTGCTGCAGCGCCAGTGGGGCATTGCCGATGAGGAAGTCGTGGCCGTCGGCGACAGCGGTAACGATATCGAGATGGTGGCGCATGCGGGCTTCGGCTTTGCGATGGCCAACGCACAGCCTGCGGTCAAGCAGGTTGCGCGCTACCACACCGAGAGCAATAACGACGAGGGCGCGCTCAATGTCATCGAGCGCGTGCTGACCCAAAGTGCGCCGTTCGGCAACTGA
- the hglS gene encoding 2-oxoadipate dioxygenase/decarboxylase HglS — translation MSDRFISADRIRDRFSKAMSAMYQAEVPQYGTLLQLVRDVNQQESTRVCSALSPEELNRLSVERHGAIRLGTAAELATMRQLFAVMGMSAVGYYDLSEAGVPVHSTAFRPVSETSLLINPFRVFTSLLRLELIEDPALRQRVADVLAGRDIYTPRLRELLVLWQQQGGFSESEADEFVREALETFRWHQQAAVDLPTYNALLAQHRLIADVACFRGPHINHLTPRTLDIDRVQQLMPEYGISPKEVIEGPPRRRCPILLRQTSFKALNEEIRFSDREQGTHTARFGEIEQRGVALTRRGRELYDRLLREASAQKFSDNTAHQQHLSAVFAAFPDSDAELRQQELAFYRYRRNPGAAAQPGQDLEALIASGAVIAEPIIYEDFLPVSAAGIFQSNLGSDTSSVSSGNPSQAAFEQALGCAVQDEFTLYQQRQQDSLDRLREELS, via the coding sequence ATGAGTGACAGATTTATCAGTGCCGACCGGATACGCGACCGTTTTTCCAAAGCCATGTCGGCAATGTACCAGGCGGAGGTGCCGCAGTACGGCACGCTGCTCCAGCTGGTTCGCGACGTGAATCAGCAGGAATCCACACGCGTTTGCAGTGCGTTATCCCCGGAGGAGCTGAACCGCCTGAGCGTGGAGCGCCACGGCGCGATTCGGCTGGGAACCGCGGCCGAGCTGGCCACTATGCGCCAGCTGTTTGCGGTCATGGGCATGTCGGCGGTGGGCTATTACGATCTCTCCGAGGCGGGCGTGCCGGTGCATTCCACCGCCTTCCGCCCGGTGAGTGAAACCTCGTTGCTGATCAATCCCTTCCGCGTGTTTACCTCGCTGCTGCGGCTGGAGCTGATTGAGGATCCGGCTCTGCGACAGCGGGTGGCCGATGTGCTGGCCGGCCGCGATATCTACACGCCGCGCCTGCGTGAGCTTCTCGTTTTGTGGCAGCAGCAGGGGGGCTTCAGCGAGAGCGAGGCCGACGAGTTTGTCCGCGAAGCGCTGGAAACCTTCCGCTGGCATCAGCAGGCGGCGGTGGATCTGCCAACCTACAATGCGCTGCTGGCCCAGCACCGACTGATTGCCGATGTTGCCTGCTTCCGCGGGCCGCATATTAACCACCTGACCCCGCGCACGCTGGATATTGACCGCGTGCAGCAGCTGATGCCGGAGTACGGCATCAGCCCGAAAGAAGTGATCGAAGGCCCGCCGCGCCGCCGCTGCCCGATCCTGCTGCGGCAGACCAGCTTTAAGGCGCTGAATGAAGAGATCCGTTTTTCCGACCGCGAGCAGGGCACCCACACCGCCCGCTTTGGCGAGATCGAGCAGCGCGGCGTGGCGCTGACCCGCAGGGGGCGCGAGCTGTACGATCGCCTGCTGCGCGAGGCTTCAGCGCAGAAGTTCAGCGATAACACCGCCCATCAGCAGCACCTCAGCGCCGTGTTTGCCGCGTTTCCCGACAGTGATGCCGAACTGCGTCAGCAGGAACTGGCCTTTTACCGCTACCGGCGTAATCCCGGCGCTGCGGCGCAGCCGGGGCAGGATCTGGAGGCGCTGATCGCCAGCGGGGCAGTGATTGCCGAGCCGATAATCTACGAGGATTTTCTGCCGGTCAGCGCGGCGGGGATTTTCCAGTCCAACCTGGGCAGCGATACCAGCAGCGTCAGCAGCGGCAATCCCAGCCAGGCGGCATTTGAGCAGGCGCTGGGCTGCGCGGTACAGGATGAGTTTACGCTGTATCAGCAGCGGCAGCAGGACTCGCTCGATCGGCTGCGTGAGGAACTGAGCTAA
- a CDS encoding ATP-binding protein translates to MKGSGLSRHLVVLMTQVTCSSIIISFGVYYAWYGLALLFTNMEEISYEPTTGEWLQFGISTALSLAVAVLTAVRFARKVLYPLNSLADSARKIAGGELSARAQAGDRRLTETAALVDDFNTMAERLETASGEITTWNAAIAHELRTPVTILRGRLQGLADGVFPPDQALFVNLVKQTEGLARLIEDLRTLSLAESGHMPLHAEDGEISREISAVAELMRPSLAERRLSLVLRLDDITLHCDAARIRQALLALLDNARRYATPGIVMVSCFRSPEGVTIAVEDEGPGIPDEIGSTLFNTFTRGDQSRSRESGGTGLGLAVVQAIAKAHGGKARCETSELGGAAFKLTFPES, encoded by the coding sequence ATGAAAGGTTCCGGCCTGAGCCGCCACCTGGTCGTGCTGATGACTCAGGTCACCTGCTCATCGATCATCATCTCTTTCGGCGTGTATTACGCCTGGTACGGCCTGGCGCTGCTGTTCACCAACATGGAGGAAATCAGCTACGAGCCGACTACCGGAGAATGGCTGCAGTTCGGGATTTCTACCGCGCTGTCGCTGGCGGTGGCGGTGCTGACCGCCGTCCGATTTGCCCGCAAGGTGCTGTATCCGCTGAACTCCCTGGCAGACAGCGCGCGCAAAATCGCCGGCGGCGAGCTTAGCGCCCGTGCGCAGGCCGGCGACCGCAGGCTGACGGAAACCGCTGCCCTGGTGGACGATTTTAATACTATGGCCGAGCGCCTGGAAACGGCCTCGGGCGAGATCACCACCTGGAATGCGGCCATCGCCCACGAGCTACGCACTCCGGTGACCATCCTGCGCGGACGGCTACAGGGGCTGGCCGATGGGGTATTTCCGCCGGATCAGGCGCTGTTCGTTAATCTGGTAAAGCAGACCGAGGGCCTGGCGCGGCTGATTGAAGACCTGCGCACGCTGAGCCTGGCGGAAAGCGGCCATATGCCGCTGCACGCTGAAGACGGTGAAATCAGCAGGGAGATCTCTGCCGTGGCGGAGCTGATGCGCCCCTCGCTGGCCGAGCGCAGGCTGTCGCTGGTGCTGCGGCTGGATGACATCACCCTGCACTGCGACGCCGCGCGAATTCGTCAGGCGCTGCTGGCCCTGCTGGACAATGCGCGGCGCTACGCCACGCCGGGGATCGTGATGGTGTCCTGTTTCCGCAGCCCTGAGGGCGTCACCATCGCGGTAGAAGATGAGGGGCCGGGCATTCCAGACGAGATCGGCAGCACCCTGTTCAATACCTTTACCCGGGGCGATCAGTCGCGATCGCGGGAAAGCGGCGGCACCGGGCTGGGCCTGGCAGTGGTTCAGGCGATTGCCAAAGCCCACGGTGGAAAAGCACGCTGCGAAACCAGCGAGCTGGGCGGCGCGGCGTTTAAGCTGACCTTCCCGGAAAGTTAA
- a CDS encoding DeoR/GlpR family DNA-binding transcription regulator, with protein MLQILRHSEDEMKERHRLILDRVEEKGKVSIQDLALQFAVSGVTIRKDLVLLENLNYLTRTHGYAVSLNDLSERVSSNFSTKEAMAKRALSLLGEGDTVFIEAGSSNAHLAREIGRSGLDVTVITPCVYVANELKNCHQEVVLIGGVLQKRSECLVGPLTHLCINNINFNKVFIGIDGYSPEHGFTGRDVMRAENIRLAIEKRVQNFVIAESAKFGKLYPYNVAKHGDIETIITDRHLSGEFVDSLTRQGVKVLTA; from the coding sequence ATGCTGCAAATCCTGCGGCACAGTGAGGATGAGATGAAAGAGCGGCACCGGCTGATTCTGGATCGGGTGGAAGAAAAGGGGAAAGTCAGCATTCAGGATCTGGCGCTGCAGTTTGCGGTGTCCGGCGTGACGATTCGCAAGGATCTGGTGCTGCTGGAGAACCTGAATTACCTGACCCGAACCCACGGCTATGCGGTATCGCTCAACGATCTCAGCGAGCGGGTGAGCAGCAACTTCAGCACCAAAGAGGCGATGGCGAAGCGCGCACTGAGCCTGCTCGGCGAAGGCGACACGGTATTTATCGAAGCCGGCAGCAGCAATGCGCATTTAGCCCGCGAGATTGGCCGGTCCGGGCTGGATGTCACGGTGATTACGCCCTGCGTCTATGTGGCGAATGAGCTGAAGAACTGCCATCAGGAGGTCGTGCTGATTGGCGGCGTGCTGCAAAAACGCAGCGAGTGCCTGGTGGGGCCGCTGACGCATCTGTGTATTAACAACATCAACTTTAACAAAGTGTTTATTGGGATTGACGGCTACAGCCCGGAGCACGGTTTTACCGGCCGCGATGTGATGCGCGCCGAGAACATCCGGCTGGCGATAGAAAAACGGGTGCAGAACTTTGTGATCGCCGAGTCCGCCAAGTTTGGCAAACTTTACCCCTACAATGTAGCTAAGCACGGTGATATTGAGACGATTATCACCGATCGGCATCTTTCCGGGGAATTTGTTGACAGCCTGACCCGGCAGGGAGTCAAGGTGCTGACCGCCTGA